The nucleotide window GGCCGATCAAACTAACTCCCTGTGCCGGATGTTCGCGTAAATACTGGCGCAGCGCCAGGACCATGCTGCTCACTACCTCTTCTGAATAACGCGCGCTTGTCCACAATTTCGAGTCGCACTGTTCGTCTGTCAATGCCGGCAGAGAACGGGAAAAATAGCAGGGTCGGCCGAGATACAAACCTTTGCTAGTGTCGAGTTCCATCAATTTAAGCATCATGGGATTTGATGGGCTTGGATCTTTGGCTATTTGGAATCGACTTGGGAAGGGCACGCCGTCGCCTTCTATATAAACATGCAATCTTGTTGAAGTGCCTGGTTGGCTAAGGGCGAAATGTTTGAAGTTCGCGTTGATAACCGAGGCTCCCTGCGGGGCCGTGAACGGTTGTTGCGGTAAGGTCTGGCAGGCGGCAAGCAAGACTATATTGGCGATTAGGATTAGATAGCGTTGAATCATATTTTTATTGTTCGTCCTTTTTCTTCACTTTAAAGCCAAATTAACTCTGGGTTTCTTTTCCAAAGTTAGACGTACGTCAAAATGACTGCGCTGTCATTTAAGGCATCATGTGTGTAAAATTTGATCATAATGAAGTCTTAGGCGCCAATATCAAGGAAGCTCCTCGCTCTTAAATAACAATAGCATTAACAGGTATTACCATGGATCACGTTTTATCTCTAATTTGGGCTCGGTTTGGTTGTGTTATCACAGTATGTTTAGCCGTTTTTGCGATGGCTGCCTGTAATTCAAACCAGCCGATCAAAGCTGTTTCTACTAAAGCTAGCCCTGCACCCACTACCGCTGATTTATATATTGTGGATTGCCTCTTGCCCGGTCAGGTTCGGCAATTAGGTGGCGGTACCTACCTCACACCGCGTCGTCCCATATTAACTACGGCGGCCGATTGCCGTATCCGTGGTGGTGAATATGTAGCTTATGACAGGGCTAATTACAAAACTGCGCTGCAGGTTTGGTTGCCTACTGCGGAGCAGGGCGATGCCGAAGCGCAAGCCAACGTTGGTGAAATTTTCGAGCGTGGTTTAGGTGGCGAGCCCAATTATGCTGCTGCGTTGATTTGGTATCAAAAAGCGGCTGATCAAGGTAATGCCCGCGCGCAATTTAATTTGGGCACGCTTTACGAGCAGGGGCTTGGCGTCGCTAAAGATAAAATATTGGCGTTGAATTGGTATCGCAAGGCTTGGGGCATTCCCCAGGATAATTTGATTTATCAATCTGCGGCCAACAACGCGCAGGCAGAAGTGCGCGAGCAACTGCAAAAAACACTCGACGAAAAAAATACGCAAATTGGTTTGCTGAATAAACAACTGCAAACTTTGGCCGCAAACAATAAGAAAATCGATGAAGAAGCCAAACGTCAGGCGGAAATGGCGCAATTGAAAAAATGGATAACCGGTATTGATGGTGAACGCGACAAGGTTATAAAAGAAATAAATACCTTGGCGCAAATTCGCGAACCGCAAATTAATAAGGCTGCGATAACAGCAAGCCAAAATAATGCACCTGAAGTCAAAAAAGGCAATTTACAGTTTGGAAAATACTATGCATTGATTATTGCGAATCAGCAGTATGAGCATCTAGATAGTTTAAAAACTCCCCACGCAGACGCCAAGCGCGCAAAACAAATTTTAGAGGACAAGTATGGATTTGAAGTCACTATGGTGTTGGATGGAAACAATAGCACTGTTATGCGTGCAATTAATGATATGGATGCGCGATTAGGCGATACCGATAATCTACTAATTTTTTACGCGGGCCACGGTAGCCGCGTGCAAGCTGGTGGAATAGAAACTGGTTATTGGTTGCCCAGTAATGCTACGCCACCGCCAGATGATACCTTTTGGGTTTCCAATGAATTTGTAAATCGTCACCTCGCCCATTTAAAAGCCAAGCGTGTGTTGGTGGTTGCCGATTCCTGCTACGCCGGTTTGTTGTCTTCTGAACCCGGTTATTTATTTATGGGCGACAAACAAGC belongs to Cellvibrio zantedeschiae and includes:
- a CDS encoding caspase family protein, which codes for MDHVLSLIWARFGCVITVCLAVFAMAACNSNQPIKAVSTKASPAPTTADLYIVDCLLPGQVRQLGGGTYLTPRRPILTTAADCRIRGGEYVAYDRANYKTALQVWLPTAEQGDAEAQANVGEIFERGLGGEPNYAAALIWYQKAADQGNARAQFNLGTLYEQGLGVAKDKILALNWYRKAWGIPQDNLIYQSAANNAQAEVREQLQKTLDEKNTQIGLLNKQLQTLAANNKKIDEEAKRQAEMAQLKKWITGIDGERDKVIKEINTLAQIREPQINKAAITASQNNAPEVKKGNLQFGKYYALIIANQQYEHLDSLKTPHADAKRAKQILEDKYGFEVTMVLDGNNSTVMRAINDMDARLGDTDNLLIFYAGHGSRVQAGGIETGYWLPSNATPPPDDTFWVSNEFVNRHLAHLKAKRVLVVADSCYAGLLSSEPGYLFMGDKQAFTEDYIRYKLPKKSRLLLSSGGDLPVLDNAGNGHSVFARAFLDALDSTKGIVSGPELFLKIKDQVSERAKAINFVQLPEFKAIKGTGHEVGDFFFVHK
- a CDS encoding alpha/beta hydrolase, translated to MIQRYLILIANIVLLAACQTLPQQPFTAPQGASVINANFKHFALSQPGTSTRLHVYIEGDGVPFPSRFQIAKDPSPSNPMMLKLMELDTSKGLYLGRPCYFSRSLPALTDEQCDSKLWTSARYSEEVVSSMVLALRQYLREHPAQGVSLIGHSGGGTLAMLMAARMGEVDQIVTLAGNLDIDAWARLHHYTALKDSLNPVELPVNVLPRKQLHFGGDKDDNIPPEITQAMLARKGLQIKIIKNADHNCCWLANWGEILAQINQQTAP